One genomic segment of Hymenobacter psoromatis includes these proteins:
- a CDS encoding alpha-amylase family glycosyl hydrolase, protein MTDHPLASRFVVRHPEWAANATIYEVNVRNYTPEGTFRAFEAHLPRLAKMGVVIVWLMPVHPIGEIGRKGALGSPYAVRDYFGVNAEFGTLEDLRHLVQAAHALGMKVILDWVANHTSRDNALIEQHPAWYQHDAQGQLVPPVADWTDVVALDYTNPEMRAYMVEALCYWVRAADVDGYRCDVAGLVPTGFWDEARPALEALKPVFMLAEWDELYPSGGLTWEEFNSDTHLLEKAFDMSFGLRLHYLLDQIAEGKAALADIDTYLAAEREKYPPTVYLMHFTSNHDVNSWDGTEYERLGPLALPFAVLTALLPGMPMLYSGQESGLDRRLAFFDKDPIAWGSYPLQDFYTKLLQLKKRHPALRNGDPESRFQRLSGPAGLYGFIREKAGAAVIVLLNATAEALVLPGQKMPVAAQKGLFDVFSGAQCTLAQLPARTVPAHGWRVLRTRD, encoded by the coding sequence ATGACCGACCATCCGCTTGCCTCCCGCTTCGTGGTGCGCCACCCCGAGTGGGCCGCCAACGCTACTATTTACGAAGTAAATGTGCGCAACTACACGCCCGAGGGTACGTTTCGGGCCTTTGAAGCGCACTTGCCGCGGCTGGCTAAGATGGGCGTGGTTATCGTGTGGCTGATGCCCGTACATCCCATTGGGGAAATCGGGCGCAAGGGGGCACTGGGCTCACCCTACGCGGTGCGCGACTACTTTGGAGTGAATGCTGAGTTTGGCACACTGGAAGACTTGCGGCACCTCGTGCAGGCGGCCCACGCGCTGGGAATGAAGGTTATCCTCGACTGGGTAGCCAATCATACCAGCCGCGACAATGCCCTCATCGAGCAGCACCCCGCCTGGTACCAGCACGATGCCCAGGGCCAGCTGGTGCCGCCCGTGGCCGACTGGACCGACGTGGTGGCCCTCGACTATACCAACCCCGAAATGCGCGCCTACATGGTGGAGGCCCTGTGCTACTGGGTGCGCGCAGCCGACGTGGACGGCTACCGCTGCGACGTGGCCGGCTTGGTACCCACCGGCTTCTGGGACGAGGCCCGGCCGGCGCTGGAGGCCCTCAAGCCCGTGTTTATGTTGGCCGAATGGGATGAATTATACCCCTCGGGCGGCCTTACTTGGGAGGAATTTAATTCCGATACCCACCTGCTCGAAAAGGCTTTCGATATGAGTTTCGGCCTGCGCCTGCACTATTTGCTCGACCAGATTGCCGAAGGCAAGGCCGCGCTGGCAGACATTGATACCTACCTGGCCGCCGAGCGCGAAAAATACCCACCTACGGTGTATTTGATGCACTTTACCAGCAACCACGACGTGAACAGCTGGGACGGCACCGAGTACGAGCGCCTGGGCCCGCTAGCCCTACCCTTCGCCGTGCTCACGGCGCTGCTGCCGGGCATGCCGATGCTGTACAGCGGCCAGGAAAGCGGCCTGGACCGCCGGCTGGCTTTCTTCGATAAAGACCCCATCGCCTGGGGCTCCTACCCCCTTCAGGACTTCTATACCAAGCTTTTGCAGCTCAAAAAGCGCCACCCGGCCCTGCGCAATGGCGACCCCGAAAGTCGCTTTCAGCGACTTTCGGGGCCGGCCGGCTTATATGGGTTTATTCGCGAAAAGGCGGGCGCGGCGGTGATAGTACTCCTCAACGCCACGGCCGAAGCGCTGGTGCTACCGGGGCAAAAAATGCCCGTTGCGGCCCAAAAAGGCTTGTTCGATGTGTTCAGCGGCGCGCAGTGTACGCTGGCGCAACTGCCGGCCCGCACGGTGCCGGCCCACGGCTGGCGCGTGCTGCGCACCCGCGATTAG
- a CDS encoding alpha/beta hydrolase-fold protein, with translation MKQLFLVWLLAGATLVQAQTIQHNAIVIGRVDSLTSAVLKEKRKIWVYVPASAHDPSYAQQRYPVLYLLDGDAHFASVMGMVQQLSAVNDNTVCPEMIVVGIPNTDRTRDLTPTHVASNPEMSASELKTSGGGENFTAFLEKELIPYVDTHYPTTPHRTFVGHSFGGLLVMNTLLHHPSLFDNYMALDPSMWWDGQKLLREAPGLLTQPQLAGRALFVGIANTMPTGFDTVQVRKDTSSATDFMRSKLTLRDELARHPGNGLRVMSKYYPTDTHSSVPLPATYDALRFLFQAYAPSPQVLFNLFEPGLLPNPAAFVEAHYQRISAAMGYPVLPPEPMVNGLAQYLLQSKQLAQALAMFQLNARNYPTSFSAHDSLGDYYSAQGQPAPAAVAYTKALQLKDTPATRQKLSKLRAKK, from the coding sequence ATGAAACAACTTTTTCTTGTGTGGCTTTTGGCCGGCGCTACGCTGGTACAGGCGCAAACCATTCAGCATAATGCTATTGTAATCGGCCGCGTCGATAGCTTGACTTCAGCGGTGCTAAAGGAGAAGCGCAAAATCTGGGTGTACGTGCCGGCCAGCGCCCACGACCCTTCGTATGCCCAGCAGCGCTACCCGGTGCTGTACCTGCTCGATGGCGATGCGCATTTTGCCTCCGTGATGGGCATGGTGCAGCAGCTTAGCGCGGTCAACGACAACACGGTGTGCCCGGAGATGATTGTGGTGGGCATTCCCAACACGGACCGCACCCGCGACCTGACGCCGACGCATGTGGCCAGCAACCCAGAGATGTCGGCTAGCGAGTTAAAAACCTCGGGGGGCGGTGAAAATTTCACCGCGTTTTTAGAAAAGGAGTTGATTCCCTACGTCGATACCCACTACCCGACCACCCCCCACCGCACGTTCGTGGGCCATTCGTTCGGTGGCCTGTTGGTGATGAATACGCTGCTGCATCACCCCAGCCTGTTCGACAACTACATGGCCCTGGACCCCAGTATGTGGTGGGATGGGCAGAAGCTGCTTCGGGAGGCCCCCGGCCTGCTGACCCAGCCCCAGCTTGCTGGCCGGGCGCTATTCGTGGGCATTGCCAACACGATGCCGACTGGCTTCGACACCGTGCAGGTGCGGAAAGACACTTCCTCAGCCACCGATTTTATGCGCTCTAAGCTGACGTTGCGCGATGAGTTGGCCCGCCACCCTGGCAACGGCTTGCGCGTCATGTCCAAGTACTACCCTACCGATACCCACAGCTCGGTGCCACTACCCGCCACCTACGACGCGCTGCGCTTCCTGTTCCAAGCCTACGCCCCCTCGCCGCAGGTTCTATTTAATTTATTTGAGCCCGGCTTACTACCCAATCCCGCCGCTTTCGTGGAGGCACACTACCAGCGCATATCAGCGGCGATGGGCTACCCGGTACTGCCGCCCGAGCCGATGGTGAACGGCCTCGCCCAGTACCTGCTCCAAAGCAAGCAGCTGGCCCAGGCCCTGGCCATGTTTCAGCTGAATGCGCGTAATTACCCTACCAGTTTCAGCGCCCACGACAGCCTGGGTGATTACTACAGTGCCCAGGGCCAGCCCGCCCCGGCGGCGGTAGCTTACACCAAAGCCTTGCAGCTGAAAGACACCCCCGCTACCCGGCAAAAGCTCAGCAAGCTCCGGGCGAAAAAGTGA
- a CDS encoding alpha-amylase family glycosyl hydrolase, translating into MELIQKAGPNVGPGVSCAMICRATLLLAGSLLLAACSPTDPAASADVAIPAGCQPAAPFVVRHPAWATNASLYQVNVRQYTPEGTFRAFEKHLPRLQKMGVSILWLMPVQPIGAVKRKGTLGSQYSVRDYRTVNPEFGSLADLQHLIATAHHLKMHVILDWVANHTSWDSELSKAHPDWFTKDAKGNFRPPVADWQDVIDLDYTKPELRQYMTTSLVYWVKDVGFDGFRCDVAGLVPTDFWNDTRAELEKIKPVFMLAEWDELHNPPFLKKGEFTPNTHLLEKAFDATYALRLHYLLDSIAQGRRPVAALPPYFAAERRRYPTGVYLMNFTSSHDVNSWEGPESQRLGANAQALAVLAALVPGIPLVYSGQEAGSTKKLRFFDKDTIQWNGYPLNAFYAVLLHLKSESAALRNGDACAKFTIWPAPAGCFVFERANGDGQARVWVAINLSDQAQALPRPDGLVTDAFADVGSPVTTPTLPVPAHGWRVLMTR; encoded by the coding sequence ATGGAACTTATTCAGAAAGCCGGCCCCAATGTCGGGCCCGGCGTAAGTTGCGCCATGATTTGTCGCGCTACCCTGCTGCTGGCTGGCTCCCTGCTGCTGGCTGCCTGCTCGCCCACCGACCCCGCCGCTTCGGCCGACGTGGCCATTCCGGCCGGGTGCCAGCCGGCCGCGCCATTTGTGGTGCGGCACCCGGCCTGGGCCACCAACGCCAGCCTCTACCAGGTAAATGTGCGCCAGTACACGCCGGAGGGCACGTTTCGGGCCTTTGAAAAGCACCTGCCACGCCTGCAAAAAATGGGCGTGAGCATTCTTTGGCTGATGCCGGTGCAGCCCATCGGGGCGGTGAAGCGCAAGGGCACGCTCGGCAGCCAGTATTCGGTGCGCGACTACCGGACGGTGAACCCCGAGTTTGGCTCGCTGGCTGACTTGCAGCACCTTATCGCGACGGCGCACCACTTGAAAATGCACGTCATCCTGGACTGGGTGGCCAATCACACCAGCTGGGACAGTGAGCTTTCCAAAGCGCACCCCGACTGGTTTACGAAAGATGCCAAGGGTAATTTCCGGCCGCCCGTGGCCGACTGGCAGGACGTGATTGACCTCGATTATACCAAGCCCGAACTGCGCCAGTATATGACCACCAGCTTGGTATATTGGGTAAAGGACGTGGGCTTCGACGGGTTCCGCTGCGACGTGGCGGGGCTGGTACCCACTGACTTCTGGAATGACACCCGCGCCGAGCTGGAGAAAATCAAGCCCGTATTTATGCTCGCCGAGTGGGACGAGCTGCATAACCCGCCCTTTCTGAAAAAAGGCGAGTTTACCCCGAATACCCACTTACTGGAAAAGGCGTTTGATGCCACCTACGCGCTGCGGCTGCACTACTTGCTGGATAGCATTGCGCAGGGCCGGCGGCCGGTGGCGGCCCTACCCCCCTACTTCGCGGCCGAGCGGCGGAGGTACCCGACCGGGGTGTATTTGATGAATTTCACCAGCTCGCACGACGTGAACAGCTGGGAAGGGCCGGAAAGCCAGCGCCTGGGGGCCAATGCGCAGGCGCTGGCCGTGCTCGCAGCGCTGGTGCCAGGCATTCCCTTGGTTTACAGCGGCCAGGAAGCGGGCTCAACCAAGAAGCTGCGCTTTTTCGACAAGGATACCATTCAGTGGAACGGCTACCCGCTGAACGCTTTTTACGCCGTGCTGCTGCATTTGAAGAGCGAAAGCGCGGCCCTGCGCAACGGCGATGCCTGCGCCAAATTCACCATCTGGCCCGCGCCGGCCGGCTGCTTCGTGTTTGAGCGCGCCAACGGCGACGGCCAGGCGCGGGTGTGGGTGGCCATCAATTTGAGCGACCAAGCCCAGGCCCTACCCCGCCCCGACGGACTGGTGACCGACGCCTTCGCCGACGTGGGCTCGCCCGTCACGACCCCTACCCTGCCGGTGCCGGCCCACGGCTGGCGCGTGCTCATGACCCGCTAA
- a CDS encoding Ldh family oxidoreductase → MTFPYQQLFTFAEQVFLAMGCPPDDATLATETLLSADLRGVDSHGVARLSGYVRLWEAGRINARPRVGVTYETPSTAVVDGDGGLGLVVGPRAMRVALQKAAQVGTGWVSVKNSNHFGIAGYHAMLALAQDMIGIAMTNASPLVAPTHSLDRLLGTNPIAVAVPAGEQPDFVLDMATTTAANGKLEIAQRKGLPIPEGWAQDAAGHPSLDANAVRNGGALLPLGGATGSHKGYGLGAVVDIFSAVLSGANYGPWVPPFVAFLQPPADPVGQGIGHFFGAMRVDAFRPAAEFKAHMDNWITTFRQARATAGQHVLIPGDPERETAAHRLLSGLPLLDAVVQDLEGVGAKFGVKL, encoded by the coding sequence ATGACTTTCCCGTACCAACAGCTCTTCACCTTCGCCGAGCAAGTGTTTCTGGCGATGGGCTGCCCGCCCGACGATGCCACACTAGCTACCGAAACCCTGCTTTCGGCCGACTTGCGGGGGGTAGACTCGCACGGCGTGGCGCGGCTCTCGGGCTACGTGCGCCTCTGGGAGGCGGGCCGCATTAATGCCCGGCCGCGGGTGGGCGTCACCTACGAAACGCCCAGCACGGCCGTAGTGGACGGCGACGGCGGCCTGGGCCTGGTAGTTGGCCCCCGTGCCATGCGCGTGGCCCTGCAAAAGGCCGCGCAGGTGGGCACCGGCTGGGTGTCAGTCAAGAATTCCAACCACTTCGGCATCGCGGGCTACCACGCTATGCTGGCCCTGGCCCAGGATATGATTGGCATCGCCATGACCAACGCCTCGCCGCTGGTCGCGCCCACGCATTCGCTCGATAGATTATTGGGTACTAACCCAATAGCCGTGGCCGTACCGGCCGGCGAGCAGCCCGATTTCGTGCTCGACATGGCCACCACCACGGCCGCCAACGGCAAGCTCGAAATTGCGCAGCGCAAGGGCCTGCCCATTCCCGAGGGATGGGCCCAGGACGCGGCCGGCCACCCCAGCCTCGACGCCAATGCCGTGCGGAACGGTGGCGCACTGCTGCCGCTGGGCGGGGCCACCGGCTCGCACAAAGGCTACGGCCTGGGCGCGGTGGTCGATATTTTCTCGGCCGTACTCAGCGGGGCGAACTACGGGCCGTGGGTGCCGCCGTTCGTGGCGTTTTTGCAGCCGCCGGCCGACCCGGTGGGCCAGGGCATCGGGCACTTTTTTGGGGCCATGCGGGTCGATGCCTTCCGGCCCGCCGCCGAGTTTAAAGCCCACATGGACAATTGGATAACCACCTTTCGCCAGGCCCGCGCCACGGCGGGCCAGCACGTGCTCATCCCCGGCGACCCCGAGCGCGAAACTGCCGCCCACCGCCTGCTCAGCGGCCTACCCCTGCTCGATGCCGTAGTGCAGGATTTGGAGGGGGTAGGGGCAAAGTTTGGGGTGAAATTGTAG
- a CDS encoding BlaI/MecI/CopY family transcriptional regulator, producing the protein MQPPFPELTRAEEQLMQLLWQRGPSLVKDLRAALPAPLPALTTVSTIVRILEQKGFVGYEPVGRGYRYHALVAQDDYRRFSLRKLLRGYFGGSLGQLVSFFAQDENLDAAQLDALLRQAQPDEPTTFFDEAPTTASPEPDAVL; encoded by the coding sequence ATGCAACCACCCTTTCCCGAACTTACCCGCGCCGAGGAGCAGCTGATGCAGCTGCTGTGGCAGCGCGGCCCCAGCCTGGTCAAGGACCTGCGGGCGGCGCTGCCCGCGCCGCTGCCGGCGCTCACTACCGTGTCTACTATCGTGCGGATTCTGGAGCAGAAGGGCTTCGTGGGCTACGAGCCGGTGGGGCGCGGCTACCGCTACCACGCCCTGGTGGCGCAGGACGACTACCGGCGCTTCTCGCTGCGCAAGCTGCTGCGGGGCTACTTCGGTGGCTCGCTTGGGCAGTTGGTTTCCTTTTTTGCCCAGGATGAAAACCTGGATGCCGCCCAGCTCGATGCCCTGTTGCGTCAGGCGCAGCCCGACGAGCCGACGACCTTCTTCGACGAAGCCCCAACAACTGCCTCACCCGAACCCGACGCTGTGCTATGA
- a CDS encoding TonB family protein, protein MTTSLVTWLGGTLLPLGALWLVYRLALRRERCFGYNRALLLLAPVLAAALPLLPHPALPAWLAGGSAPGAALPPLPGLMLPAAAPVAAGSGFGWVAWVYAGGVGLLLGRLAYQGWRLHRATRHLPREARPGYTLACTGGRLPTSSFGRTIFWDETAGLTPAEAAPVLAHELAHVRQGHSYDVLWLEVWRAALWPNPFAHLLLPALRLTHELLADQAAARFPTPAAPANAAAPYPALLARLALRSAAGGRYLALLQPFTFSFTLTRLAMLQNQTPVRRWKQWLALPVLGGLFLVACQKMDVQTGRAQISPVPDEATQKIRSEIMDRRVREAKQQDLLRNGKLQPGIAQYFSVNGLDGKPEDITVIITRIKTSSLTLPQFTASGEQIYTYVDQMPQLPGTSGMAAIVQQIQDNFQYPAGPRQEGRIFASFIVQADGNVGDTKIVKGLTPAFDAAVLAAIQKLPRFVPGQQSGKAVAVSFTVPILIKN, encoded by the coding sequence ATGACTACTTCTTTGGTAACCTGGCTGGGCGGCACGCTGCTGCCGCTGGGCGCGCTGTGGCTGGTGTACCGGCTGGCGCTGCGCCGCGAGCGCTGCTTTGGCTACAACCGCGCCCTGCTGCTGCTGGCCCCGGTGCTGGCGGCCGCGTTGCCGCTGCTGCCGCATCCGGCGCTGCCTGCCTGGTTGGCGGGGGGCAGCGCGCCCGGCGCGGCCCTACCCCCCTTGCCGGGGCTGATGCTGCCCGCCGCGGCTCCGGTGGCCGCGGGTAGCGGCTTCGGCTGGGTGGCTTGGGTGTATGCGGGGGGGGTAGGGCTGCTGCTGGGCCGGCTGGCCTACCAGGGCTGGCGGCTGCACCGCGCTACCCGTCACCTGCCACGCGAGGCCCGGCCCGGCTACACGCTGGCCTGCACCGGCGGGCGGCTGCCGACCAGCTCTTTTGGCCGCACCATTTTCTGGGATGAAACGGCCGGCCTCACGCCCGCCGAGGCCGCCCCGGTGCTGGCCCACGAGCTGGCCCACGTGCGCCAGGGCCACAGCTACGACGTGCTGTGGCTGGAAGTCTGGCGGGCCGCGCTCTGGCCCAATCCCTTCGCCCACCTGCTGCTGCCGGCCCTGCGCCTCACCCACGAGCTGCTGGCCGACCAGGCCGCCGCGCGCTTCCCTACCCCCGCCGCGCCCGCTAATGCTGCCGCGCCCTACCCCGCCCTGCTGGCCCGGCTAGCCTTACGCAGTGCGGCGGGCGGCCGCTACCTCGCTTTGCTTCAACCGTTTACTTTTTCCTTCACGTTAACCCGCCTCGCCATGTTGCAGAATCAAACCCCCGTGCGCCGCTGGAAACAGTGGCTGGCCTTACCCGTGCTGGGCGGGCTGTTTTTAGTGGCTTGCCAGAAAATGGACGTGCAAACCGGACGGGCGCAAATTTCGCCGGTACCGGATGAGGCGACTCAGAAGATTAGAAGCGAGATTATGGACCGTAGGGTTCGGGAAGCTAAGCAGCAAGATTTGCTGCGCAATGGCAAGTTACAACCGGGTATTGCTCAGTATTTCAGTGTTAATGGCTTAGATGGCAAACCAGAAGATATTACGGTTATTATCACGAGAATAAAAACATCCTCCCTCACCCTGCCCCAGTTTACGGCCAGCGGTGAGCAGATTTACACCTACGTGGACCAGATGCCCCAACTACCCGGCACCAGCGGTATGGCCGCCATCGTGCAGCAGATTCAGGACAACTTCCAGTACCCGGCCGGGCCGCGCCAGGAGGGTAGAATATTTGCCAGCTTCATCGTGCAAGCCGATGGCAACGTAGGCGATACGAAAATCGTGAAGGGCCTCACGCCCGCCTTCGACGCGGCCGTGCTGGCGGCCATTCAGAAGCTGCCGCGCTTCGTGCCGGGCCAGCAGTCGGGCAAAGCCGTGGCCGTGAGCTTCACGGTGCCCATCCTGATTAAGAACTAG
- a CDS encoding transglutaminase family protein: MSSYKIQHRTRYVYAAPVIDCANQLMIYPLPDERLTVKSHVVRISQHPEVALFTDYFGNQVGVFSLIQPHDELVIESLAEVETHAIQFPMDEETAETQWAALAALCTDAAFMDFLRPSPSGLEAELRQALGGIVTAGAKPLKQALELSEYVHDNFQYQQGVTSIETPLEDIWRLRAGVCQDFAHLLLHLLRLNGLPARYVSGYVCPREEGVRGAGATHAWVEVYLPFYGWLGLDPTNNCIVNDGHVRMAIGRHFADCTPVKGTYKGTGAHTLEVTVHIENGHPIAGNDAPETPIYVRQAPTPIAPAAVNSYRKYLDWEQQQQQQQ, translated from the coding sequence ATGTCTTCTTATAAAATTCAGCACCGTACCCGCTACGTATACGCCGCACCGGTTATCGATTGCGCCAATCAGTTGATGATATACCCGCTGCCCGATGAGCGGCTGACCGTGAAGAGCCATGTGGTGCGCATTTCGCAGCACCCGGAGGTGGCGCTTTTTACCGATTATTTCGGCAATCAGGTGGGCGTATTTTCGCTCATTCAGCCCCACGACGAGCTGGTGATTGAGTCATTGGCCGAGGTGGAAACCCACGCCATTCAGTTTCCGATGGATGAGGAAACCGCCGAGACGCAGTGGGCGGCGCTGGCGGCGCTCTGCACCGACGCGGCGTTTATGGATTTTCTGCGGCCGTCCCCGTCCGGCCTCGAAGCGGAGCTGCGGCAGGCGCTGGGTGGCATCGTCACGGCCGGGGCCAAGCCGCTGAAGCAGGCGCTGGAACTATCGGAGTACGTGCACGATAACTTCCAGTATCAGCAAGGCGTGACGAGCATTGAAACGCCGCTGGAAGATATCTGGCGGCTGCGCGCCGGCGTGTGCCAGGACTTCGCGCACCTGCTGCTGCACCTGCTGCGCCTCAACGGCCTGCCCGCGCGCTACGTGAGCGGCTACGTGTGCCCCCGCGAGGAGGGCGTGCGCGGCGCGGGTGCCACCCACGCCTGGGTCGAGGTCTACCTCCCGTTCTACGGCTGGCTGGGCCTCGACCCCACCAACAACTGCATCGTCAACGACGGGCATGTGCGCATGGCCATCGGCCGCCACTTCGCCGACTGCACGCCCGTGAAAGGCACCTACAAAGGTACCGGCGCGCACACCCTGGAAGTGACGGTACACATCGAAAACGGCCACCCCATTGCGGGCAACGACGCGCCCGAAACCCCCATCTACGTGCGCCAGGCCCCTACCCCCATCGCACCCGCCGCCGTCAACTCCTACCGCAAATACCTGGATTGGGAGCAGCAGCAACAGCAGCAGCAATAG
- a CDS encoding alpha-E domain-containing protein, producing the protein MLSRVADTIYWLARYMERTQTMLQVIRIQYIASQDEPYYWGWQPLLHTYGDLSEKEIAKRAPHTPQVLYHLLFDRDNAASVYRNIVQGRENARAVQDHITKEVWQSLNDYYHLIRHDALAHHTLGEDPVSGMDNLLRQSVLYIGTVENTMPRDEGYLFLRLGKFLERALQTVDLLRLNQHLFEAGAGTNGHELRYLLYSLLGYELYVKTYQGDFEANNVLEMVLYSLNFPHSLLYSLGQLLTYCERLKDRSRPENYEQLRFLIGKARTTVAYSTLQAQQAGGLPPFLDQVRAELLAITAALSTSYFS; encoded by the coding sequence ATGTTGAGCCGCGTTGCTGATACTATTTACTGGCTGGCCCGCTACATGGAGCGGACCCAGACCATGCTGCAAGTTATTCGGATTCAGTATATTGCTTCGCAAGATGAGCCGTACTACTGGGGCTGGCAACCGCTGCTACACACCTACGGCGACCTTAGCGAGAAGGAGATTGCCAAGCGTGCGCCCCATACGCCGCAGGTGCTCTACCACTTGCTGTTCGACCGGGATAATGCCGCCTCGGTGTACCGCAACATTGTGCAGGGCCGCGAAAACGCCCGCGCCGTGCAGGACCACATTACCAAGGAAGTGTGGCAGAGCCTGAATGACTACTACCACCTCATCCGGCACGATGCGCTGGCCCACCATACGCTGGGCGAAGACCCCGTGTCGGGCATGGATAATCTCTTGCGGCAGAGCGTATTATATATAGGCACGGTAGAAAATACCATGCCCCGCGACGAAGGCTACCTCTTCCTGCGGCTGGGCAAGTTTCTGGAGCGCGCCCTGCAAACAGTGGACCTGCTACGCCTCAACCAGCACTTGTTTGAGGCCGGGGCGGGCACCAACGGCCACGAGCTGCGCTACCTACTCTATAGTTTGCTGGGCTACGAGCTGTACGTGAAGACCTACCAGGGTGATTTTGAGGCCAATAACGTGCTGGAAATGGTACTTTACAGCCTCAACTTCCCGCATTCGCTGCTCTACAGCCTGGGCCAGCTGCTCACCTATTGCGAGCGCCTGAAAGATAGGAGCCGCCCCGAAAACTACGAGCAGCTGCGCTTCCTTATCGGCAAGGCCCGCACCACGGTGGCTTACAGCACCTTGCAAGCCCAGCAGGCCGGCGGCCTACCCCCCTTCCTGGACCAGGTGCGCGCCGAGCTGCTTGCCATCACGGCCGCCCTCAGCACCTCGTATTTCAGTTAA
- a CDS encoding circularly permuted type 2 ATP-grasp protein — MPNPLLASYQNQPQVWDEMFRAGGVRAEYQHFVAAIENLTGAEMTRKDELAKKLFMSQGITFTVYSSGEGIEKIFPFDIIPRIISNAEWLRVEAGIKQRLKALNIFLKDIYHQQFILKDGVVPTALVYSCPQFLREMMHVDVPHDVYTHIAGVDLIRDHDGEFYVLEDNLRTPSGVSYMLENRSITYRIFPDLLPKSNVLPVKDYPGLLYRNLLALADRQRTDPTVVLLSPGIYNSAYFEHSTLARLMGIELVEGRDLLVHNHFVYMKTTRGLQRVDVIYRRVDDEFLDPLAFRPDSSLGVPGLYWAYRKGNVAIANAMGNGVADDKAVYCYVPDMIRYYLNEEPILKNVPTYQLDNVEHRELVFSQMEKMVIKRTNESGGYGMLIGNAATEQEMADFRTAITADPRSFIAQPIISLSSTPCYLDGKLQPRRIDLRPFALCGPDGIDIVPGGLTRVALREGSLIVNSSQGGGSKDTWVLSS; from the coding sequence ATGCCTAATCCGCTCCTTGCTTCTTATCAAAACCAGCCGCAGGTGTGGGACGAGATGTTTCGGGCCGGGGGCGTGCGGGCCGAATACCAGCACTTCGTGGCGGCCATCGAAAACCTGACGGGGGCCGAGATGACCCGTAAGGACGAGTTGGCCAAGAAACTCTTTATGAGCCAAGGCATTACCTTCACCGTGTACAGCAGCGGCGAGGGTATTGAGAAGATTTTTCCGTTTGATATTATTCCGCGCATCATCTCCAATGCCGAGTGGCTGCGCGTGGAGGCGGGCATCAAGCAGCGGCTGAAGGCGCTCAATATCTTTCTCAAAGACATTTACCACCAGCAGTTTATCCTCAAGGATGGCGTGGTGCCGACGGCGCTGGTGTACTCGTGCCCGCAGTTTTTGCGCGAGATGATGCACGTGGACGTGCCCCACGACGTGTACACGCACATTGCGGGCGTGGACTTGATTCGGGACCACGACGGCGAGTTTTACGTGCTTGAAGACAACCTGCGCACGCCTTCCGGCGTGTCATATATGCTGGAAAACCGCAGCATTACCTATCGTATTTTCCCCGACCTGCTGCCCAAAAGCAACGTGCTGCCGGTGAAGGACTACCCCGGTTTGCTGTATCGTAACCTGCTGGCCCTGGCCGACCGCCAGCGCACCGACCCCACGGTGGTGCTGCTCTCGCCGGGCATCTACAACTCGGCGTATTTTGAGCACAGCACGCTGGCCCGCCTCATGGGTATTGAGTTGGTAGAGGGCCGCGACCTGCTGGTGCACAACCACTTTGTATACATGAAGACGACCCGCGGCCTGCAACGGGTAGACGTTATCTACCGGCGCGTGGACGATGAGTTTCTGGACCCGCTGGCCTTCCGGCCCGATAGCTCGCTGGGCGTGCCGGGCCTCTACTGGGCCTACCGCAAGGGCAACGTGGCCATCGCCAACGCGATGGGCAACGGCGTGGCCGACGACAAAGCCGTGTACTGCTACGTGCCCGACATGATTCGTTACTACCTCAATGAGGAGCCGATTCTGAAGAATGTGCCCACCTATCAGCTCGATAATGTCGAGCACCGCGAGTTGGTGTTCAGCCAGATGGAGAAGATGGTGATTAAGCGCACCAACGAATCGGGCGGCTACGGGATGCTCATCGGCAACGCTGCCACGGAGCAGGAAATGGCCGATTTCCGCACCGCCATCACCGCCGACCCGCGCAGCTTCATTGCCCAGCCCATCATCAGCCTGTCCTCTACCCCCTGCTACCTCGACGGCAAGCTCCAGCCCCGCCGCATCGACCTGCGGCCCTTCGCCCTGTGCGGCCCCGATGGCATCGACATCGTGCCCGGCGGCCTCACGCGGGTAGCCCTGCGCGAAGGCTCACTGATTGTGAACTCGTCGCAGGGCGGGGGAAGTAAAGACACTTGGGTGTTAAGTAGTTAG